CTCGCTGACCTTCGTATCATTGATGGCAAAACTGGATGCACGCGGGCCGTGGGGAAAATTGCTGGTGCCAGCCTTCATCTATTTTTTCCAACTGATCTACCCGTTCAAACGCACTAACACCCGCTATGACCCTTTGGCCGGCGCCGCAGGCGGTTGCTTCCTCGTTCGCCGTGATGCGCTTGAAGCGGCAGGCGGCCTGCAGACCATCAAGGGCGACATCATCGACGATTGCGCACTCGCCAAAGCCTTGAAACGCGCCCGCCCGGCGCACGACACGCTGACCGCGCTGACCCATGACGTCGTGTCATTGCGCGACAACCGCTCACTGGAAAGCATCTGGAACATGGTGGCGCGCACCGCCTTTACCCAGCTTGGCTATAGCTGGCTGGCGCTCGCCGGAGCCATTGCCGGATTGGCGCTGACGTTCATAGTCCCGGTCTGGGCGGTAGCAGCATGGGCACTCGGCGACACGTCCTTTGGCATCTCGCTTATCGGGTTGGCCGCATGGGTGCTGATGGCCCGCACCTATTGGCCGACGATCAGAATGTACGGGTTGTCGGCTGGATGGGCCTTCGCCCTGCCCGCTGCCGCCGTGATATATGGCGCGGCAACGGTTGCATCAGCCATTCGCCATGCCAAAGGTAGCGGCGCGCGGTGGAAAGGCCGATCTTACCCGGCCCGCTAACGCGCCCAGTGACCTTCACGCTCGAACCAGGCCAGCAAATCCACAAGCGTTTGATCCAGAGGACGCGACGCACGACCAAACAGCTCTTGCGACCGTGACATATCAAACGTCACCGGCCGTCGTGCCAGCCGCACACCCGTGAGCGGTGCCTTGGGCGGACGTTTGGTTACATGGGTGCTCATGGCCTCCTCAAGGTGAGCAAAGGTCTGCGCAACCACTCCCGGCACCCGCATGCGCGGCATCTTCACGCCACTCACCTTTTCAAGCCGGTGCAAAAAATCACTCATGCGGATGTTTTCACCGCCCACAAACACGCCCGTCGGCGGCGCATCCACATCAAGCAGCGCGATAATGTCCGCTGCCATATCGCGCACGTCGCCAATGTTCATCCAGCTTTCCAGATAGGCCGGCGTCCTGTCCGACACATAATCCAGCACCATGCGGGTTGGTGGCGTGAAGCCATCATCACCGGGACCAAGCGGCATTGTGGGAATAGCAATCTGGACCATGTCGCCCGCCGCACGCGCCTGACGCATGGCTTGTTCCGCCGCCCATTTTGAACGCGGATAGGGCCCCAGCATTGCGTCAAGTGGCGGCACATCATCTTCTGTCACCATGCGCACCGCACCACCGGCATGTCCGCTGATCCGCGTTGTGAGGGACGAAACATGCACCACGCGAACACCAGCAGACCTCGCGGCGCTGAGCACCGTCACGGCACCCGTGTGATTCACACGCTCAAAGTCCGCAACGTTGCGCGTCCACAAATGTGGAATGGCCGCCAGATGCACAACATGTGTCGCACCTTTCAGCGCCGAGGCAACGCACTCCGCGTCCGTCACATCCCCGCAGCACCATTCCATATTCAGGCTGGCAGGCATGTCTTCAGGCGGTGGTTGCAGATCAAGCACGCGCACCATGATCCCCGCCGCGCCAAGCTGCTGCACCACATGACGACCCAGAAATCCTGCACCACCTGTCACCAGCGCTA
The window above is part of the Pyruvatibacter sp. genome. Proteins encoded here:
- a CDS encoding glycosyltransferase, with product MNFLIDLATFELSALALLALAAWVFLTWGRAGFWRADTWLVPEPRDQGAGRQAPRVAVIIPARDEAPTIGQTLASLTSQHYDGDLAIWVVNDQSTDATGDIARAASTPRCPVRVIDGDALPDGWSGKVWALAQGVEAVAHNTDYLLLTDADILYRQGTLAKIINKAEHNSLTFVSLMAKLDARGPWGKLLVPAFIYFFQLIYPFKRTNTRYDPLAGAAGGCFLVRRDALEAAGGLQTIKGDIIDDCALAKALKRARPAHDTLTALTHDVVSLRDNRSLESIWNMVARTAFTQLGYSWLALAGAIAGLALTFIVPVWAVAAWALGDTSFGISLIGLAAWVLMARTYWPTIRMYGLSAGWAFALPAAAVIYGAATVASAIRHAKGSGARWKGRSYPAR
- a CDS encoding NAD-dependent epimerase/dehydratase family protein, translated to MTLALVTGGAGFLGRHVVQQLGAAGIMVRVLDLQPPPEDMPASLNMEWCCGDVTDAECVASALKGATHVVHLAAIPHLWTRNVADFERVNHTGAVTVLSAARSAGVRVVHVSSLTTRISGHAGGAVRMVTEDDVPPLDAMLGPYPRSKWAAEQAMRQARAAGDMVQIAIPTMPLGPGDDGFTPPTRMVLDYVSDRTPAYLESWMNIGDVRDMAADIIALLDVDAPPTGVFVGGENIRMSDFLHRLEKVSGVKMPRMRVPGVVAQTFAHLEEAMSTHVTKRPPKAPLTGVRLARRPVTFDMSRSQELFGRASRPLDQTLVDLLAWFEREGHWAR